One genomic region from Salvia hispanica cultivar TCC Black 2014 chromosome 2, UniMelb_Shisp_WGS_1.0, whole genome shotgun sequence encodes:
- the LOC125207075 gene encoding exocyst complex component EXO84B-like isoform X1: MFVGRERFSTLLLMRLTETVILWLSEDQTFWDDIEEGPRPLGDLGLQQFYLDMKFIMCFASQGRYLSRNLHRVVNDIINKAIAAFSSTGMDPYSVLPEDDWFNEVCQDAIEKLSGQPKNTNGERDLNSPTASVSAQSISSMRSH; this comes from the exons ATGTTTGTAGGCCGGGAGAGATTTTCCACGCTGTTGTTAATGAGGCTCACAGAGACTGTCATTTTATGGCTTTCAGAAGATCAAACATTTTGGGATGACATCGAGGAAGGACCTAGGCCGTTGGGTGATCTTGGTCTACAACAG TTCTATCTGGACATGAAATTTATCATGTGTTTCGCCTCGCAAGGCCGCTACTTGTCCAGGAACTTGCACCGTGTAGTGaatgatattataaataaagcaaTTGCAGCATTTTCTTCAACAGGCATGGATCCATATAG TGTACTTCCAGAAGATGACTGGTTCAATGAAGTTTGTCAAGACGCGATAGAGAAGCTGAGTGGTCAACCGAAGAACACCAACGGAGAGCGCGACCTCAACAGTCCAACCGCTTCTGTTTCAGCTCAATCTATCTCATCCATGAGATCTCATTGA
- the LOC125205006 gene encoding glutamate receptor 2.7-like translates to MAIEDFYSNRDHTTMIVPHFRNSGTDAVGAASAAIELLKNTQVMAILGPQRSVQADFVIDIGDKVKVPVISPSISPTLSSKELQYFIRSAWCSSSQAKAIAAVVKAFGWKEVTLVYEDSNYGSGLVPVLAEEMLNSNVLLSKLSAVSPSAKHHQLFQQLQQLKTLQTRVFVVVMLPNLASRFFQMAEEAGMMAEGYAWIISDVLTSLLDSVDSETIEAMQGVLGVRPYIPRSHELSRFTKRWRRRFHEENPEMDRTELNVFGLWAYDSTTAIADSVERVGVASPRFKKPGQRWNLTDLEAIGTSNSDPSLVHLIRNYKSKGLSGDFHINNGQLQASAIEIVNVVGAGANRVGFWTERYGISQKLQVDDPMAVYSTKKDDLGGVVWPGRGVIMPIGWEVSTNGNKLKVGVANRSGFPEFTRVERNSKTNAVEATGFCVDVFKQVMESLPYDVPYEFFLNEYTDHQKGGDYSDISNINNHSDPSYEKYDIVVGDFTITANRSELLDFTIPYTESGVAVIVPIKANDSKNAWIFMKPLTTGLWLTAGAFFFFTGFVVWALEHRVNEEFQGPPLHQVGTAFWFSFSTIVFAHRERLVSNLTRFVVIIWMFVMLVLNSSYTASLASMLTVQQLQPAITDIHDLIKEGEYVGYQNGSFVTGLLRNMNFDTSKFRSYQTLEEYDVALSKGSRNGGVAAVVDELPYIRMFLSKYCRKYTMIGPIYQTSGFGFAFQKGSPLVDDVSKAILRLKENEEMERISRKWFKEGGCRGSDGATSTVNTQSLSADSFKGLFLVAGLSSSLALAIFVSKFAYENRCILNSAASTKLKIHDLARAFYQKKDSISEESLEGRVSTPSPEPMTPIL, encoded by the exons ATGGCAATCGAAGATTTCTACTCTAACCGTGACCACACAACCATGATCGTGCCTCATTTCAGGAACTCCGGCACTGATGCTGTTGGTGCAGCTTCTGCTG CCATAGAACTACTCAAGAATACTCAAGTAATGGCAATACTCGGGCCTCAGAGATCCGTTCAAGCAGATTTTGTGATAGACATAGGTGACAAAGTGAAAGTTCCGGTGATATCTCCATCAATTAGCCCAACCCTGTCATCCAAAGAATTGCAATACTTCATTAGGTCGGCATGGTGTTCGTCTTCCCAGGCAAAAGCAATTGCAGCAGTTGTGAAGGCCTTTGGTTGGAAGGAAGTGACATTAGTTTATGAAGACAGCAATTATGGGAGTGGATTAGTACCAGTTTTGGCTGAAGAAATGCTAAACAGCAATGTTTTACTGTCAAAACTAAGTGCTGTATCTCCTTCTGCTAAACATCACCAGCTTTTTCAACAACTGCAGCAGTTGAAGACCCTGCAAACGAGGGTGTTTGTCGTGGTCATGCTACCAAATCTCGCCTCCCGCTTCTTCCAAATGGCGGAAGAAGCAGGGATGATGGCCGAGGGGTATGCTTGGATTATCTCCGACGTGCTAACCAGTCTCTTGGATTCTGTTGATTCAGAAACCATTGAGGCAATGCAAGGCGTATTAGGCGTGAGGCCTTACATTCCACGATCACATGAGCTTAGCCGCTTCACtaagagatggagaaggaggttTCACGAGGAGAATCCGGAGATGGACAGAACAGAACTTAATGTTTTTGGGCTGTGGGCTTATGACAGCACCACAGCGATAGCTGATTCAGTCGAGCGCGTTGGTGTGGCATCACCAAGGTTCAAGAAACCTGGGCAAAGGTGGAATTTGACAGATTTGGAAGCAATAGGGACTTCAAATAGTGATCCATCTTTAGTTCATTTGATCAGAAACTATAAGTCCAAAGGGCTGAGTGGTGATTTCCATATCAATAACGGGCAGCTGCAAGCATCTGCCATTGAGATAGTGAATGTCGTTGGTGCAGGAGCGAACAGAGTCGGATTCTGGACAGAAAGATACGGCATTTCTCAGAAGCTGCAGGTAGATGACCCGATGGCAGTTTACTCTACTAAAAAGGATGATCTTGGGGGCGTGGTATGGCCGGGACGAGGAGTTATCATGCCCATAGGATGGGAGGTTTCAACAAACGGGAATAAGCTGAAGGTTGGAGTTGCTAATAGGAGCGGATTCCCTGAGTTCACCAGAGTTGAGAGGAACTCAAAAACAAATGCTGTTGAAGCAACTGGCTTTTGCGTTGATGTTTTCAAACAAGTGATGGAATCACTACCATATGATGTGCCATATGAGTTTTTCCTCAATGAATATACTGATCACCAGAAAGGTGGAGATTATAGTGATAtttcaaacataaataatcaTTCGGATCCCAGTTATGAG AAATATGATATAGTGGTTGGAGATTTCACCATCACAGCAAACAGATCGGAGCTACTCGATTTCACCATCCCCTACACAGAATCTGGTGTTGCTGTCATCGTCCCAATCAAGGCCAACGACAGCAAGAACGCTTGGATTTTCATGAAACCTCTCACGACAGGGCTCTGGCTAACAGCCGGTgcattctttttcttcaccGGATTCGTAGTCTGGGCTCTTGAGCATCGCGTAAACGAGGAATTCCAAGGTCCACCTCTGCACCAAGTTGGAACTGCCTTCTGGTTCTCCTTCTCAACTATTGTTTTTGCACACA GGGAGAgattagttagcaatttaacaAGATTTGTGGTGATCATATGGATGTTTGTGATGCTGGTTCTGAACTCGAGTTACACAGCAAGCTTGGCATCAATGCTAACTGTGCAGCAGCTTCAGCCTGCCATCACCGACATCCACGATCTGATCAAGGAGGGTGAGTACGTCGGGTACCAGAATGGCTCCTTCGTCACCGGACTCTTGAGAAACATGAACTTCGACACCTCCAAGTTCAGAAGCTACCAAACGCTGGAAGAATACGACGTCGCCCTCTCCAAAGGTAGCAGGAATGGAGGAGTGGCTGCTGTTGTTGATGAGCTCCCTTACATTAGGATGTTTCTTTCCAAATATTGCAGGAAGTATACTATGATTGGCCCAATATACCAAACTTCTGGTTTCGGATTT GCATTTCAGAAGGGATCGCCACTAGTTGATGATGTTTCAAAGGCGATCCTGAGGCTGAAAGAGAATGAGGAGATGGAaaggatttcaagaaaatgGTTTAAAGAAGGAGGGTGCAGAGGCAGTGATGGAGCAACATCAACAGTGAACACCCAAAGCCTCAGCGCAGATAGTTTCAAAGGACTCTTTCTGGTTGCTGGTCTGTCATCATCCTTGGCTCTAGCTATATTTGTGTCGAAATTCGCGTACGAGAATCGGTGTATATTGAACTCTGCTGCTTCTACCAAGCTCAAGATTCATGATCTAGCTAGAGCTTTTTATCAGAAGAAAGATAGCATATCAGAGGAGTCTCTTGAAGGAAGAGTTTCAACACCCAGTCCAGAACCAATGACTCCCATCCTTTAG
- the LOC125207075 gene encoding exocyst complex component EXO84B-like isoform X2, translating to MSSSSDFHVEEDQTFWDDIEEGPRPLGDLGLQQFYLDMKFIMCFASQGRYLSRNLHRVVNDIINKAIAAFSSTGMDPYSVLPEDDWFNEVCQDAIEKLSGQPKNTNGERDLNSPTASVSAQSISSMRSH from the exons AAGATCAAACATTTTGGGATGACATCGAGGAAGGACCTAGGCCGTTGGGTGATCTTGGTCTACAACAG TTCTATCTGGACATGAAATTTATCATGTGTTTCGCCTCGCAAGGCCGCTACTTGTCCAGGAACTTGCACCGTGTAGTGaatgatattataaataaagcaaTTGCAGCATTTTCTTCAACAGGCATGGATCCATATAG TGTACTTCCAGAAGATGACTGGTTCAATGAAGTTTGTCAAGACGCGATAGAGAAGCTGAGTGGTCAACCGAAGAACACCAACGGAGAGCGCGACCTCAACAGTCCAACCGCTTCTGTTTCAGCTCAATCTATCTCATCCATGAGATCTCATTGA
- the LOC125204577 gene encoding subtilisin-like protease SBT4.3 isoform X2: MERSMQRWQELLLQQGGLPGYILKAKEFSRRKLVGARFYGPVSDSAQDMYGHGTHTASTAAGRVVKNASFYGLGRGTARGGVPSARIAIYTVCSPLCLDTDILAAFDDAIADGVDIISISISLGDPVDIKYDAISIAAFHAVQKGILTVQSAGNNGPIRGGISSVAPWVFSVGASTLDRAFFDRVELGNGRVVEGGAIDTFKRKRVKWPLVYGKDVSRNCTEVNSKKCAEGCLTKTLVRNKIVVCDELADSTEAILAGAAGIIKKTRSIYPPFVVPFPESRLTHRAFASILSYINSSKQAGTIPKAYISSTKTRYDHSAPRVPGFSARGPNLIIPNILKPDVTAPGTTILAAFSPAVTPSLLVDKRAVNFSILSGTSMACPHVSGAAAYVKSLRPDWSPAAVKSALMTTAWSLKKQKIKDAEFAYGAGHIDPVRATSPGLIYDTSINDYINLLCSLGYNTTTVRQITRDNKSNCPKTGNVGSKHHDLNYPTMAVKVERNASFSVKFTRRVTNVGRAKAVYRAKIVRGSGISITVRPRILRFKALNERKSFVVSVEGNIGGKKKIGASLEWRDGIHRVRSPIVVYDDTAF, from the exons ATGGAAAGGAGCATGCAGAGGTGGCAAGAACTTCTCTTGCAACAA GGAGGCCTTCCTGGTTACATATTAAAGGCAAAGGAGTTTTCTCGCAGGAAGTTGGTAGGTGCGCGATTCTACGGCCCCGTGTCCGACTCAGCTCAAGACATGTACGGCCACGGGACTCACACAGCGTCCACGGCTGCGGGTCGGGTGGTGAAAAACGCGAGCTTCTACGGATTAGGCCGCGGAACAGCGAGAGGAGGAGTACCCTCCGCAAGAATTGCCATCTACACAGTTTGCTCTCCTCTATGCCTAGACACTGACATCCTAGCTGCATTCGATGACGCTATAGCTGATGGAGTAGACATCATCTCGATCTCCATCTCCTTAGGCGATCCCGTTGATATCAAGTACGACGCGATCTCCATCGCTGCTTTTCATGCCGTGCAAAAGGGGATACTAACGGTGCAGTCCGCTGGCAACAATGGGCCGATACGGGGAGGCATCAGCAGCGTCGCGCCGTGGGTGTTCTCAGTCGGAGCGAGCACTCTTGATAGAGCTTTTTTTGATAGAGTTGAGCTCGGAAATGGCCGTGTTGTTGAA GGTGGTGCTATTGATACTTTTAAGAGGAAGAGAGTGAAATGGCCTCTTGTTTATGGGAAGGATGTTTCTAGAAACTGCACTGAAGTAAACTCCAA GAAATGTGCTGAAGGATGTTTGACCAAAACTCTAGTGAGAAACAAGATTGTAGTTTGTGATGAATTAGCAGATTCAACTGAGGCAATCCTTGCTGGTGCAGCTGGGATCATCAAGAAAACACGCTCCATCTACCCTCCCTTTGTCGTCCCGTTCCCGGAATCGAGGCTAACGCATCGAGCGTTCGCCTCGATTCTCAGCTACATCAACTCCTCAAA GCAAGCAGGTACAATCCCTAAAGCATATATCTCATCAACAAAAACTAGGTATGACCACTCAGCTCCAAGAGTTCCTGGTTTTTCAGCTAGAGGGCCAAATCTCATCATTCCAAACATTCTAAAG CCTGATGTGACGGCGCCTGGGACGACCATCTTGGCTGCGTTTTCGCCTGCTGTAACGCCTAGCTTGCTCGTCGACAAGAGAGCTGTCAACTTCAGCATTCTTTCTGGAACATCAATGGCTTGCCCTCATGTATCTGGAGCTGCTGCTTATGTGAAGTCTCTCCGGCCGGATTGGTCGCCAGCCGCCGTCAAATCGGCACTCATGACTACAG CGTGGAgcttgaaaaaacaaaaaatcaaggATGCGGAATTTGCATACGGGGCCGGACACATCGATCCGGTTAGGGCCACAAGTCCCGGGCTCATCTATGACACCTCAATCAACGATTACATCAATCTACTATGTAGTTTGGGGTACAACACAACAACAGTACGACAAATAACTAGAGACAACAAAAGCAATTGCCCGAAAACCGGCAATGTTGGATCAAAACATCATGATCTCAACTATCCTACAATGGCTGTCAAAGTTGAGAGGAATGCATCGTTTTCGGTTAAGTTTACGAGAAGGGTGACTAATGTTGGCCGTGCAAAGGCCGTCTATCGGGCCAAGATCGTCAGAGGTTCTGGTATCAGCATCACTGTGAGGCCGAGGATTTTGAGGTTTAAGGCCTTGAACGAGAGGAAATCTTTTGTTGTTAGTGTAGAAGGGAATATTGGTGGCAAGAAAAAGATTGGTGCTTCACTTGAATGGAGAGATGGAATCCATAGAGTTAGAAGTCCAATTGTTGTGTATGATGATACTGCTTTTTAG
- the LOC125205093 gene encoding protein MANNAN SYNTHESIS-RELATED 2-like — protein MGVDPRQVLAGVLTVTMFVMLGDMIKRDHFDTVQPAVRDTNKVAEHTIASVAKGADGTWKEDGLTLKPCWKKPVFEESVESLGYVTFSLTNGPEYHVSQIADAVVVARQLRATLVIPDIRGSEPGDRRNFDDVYDVDKFITSLDGVVKVVKSQPKISARNLAVVKVPNRVTEEYVADNIEAVFKTKGNIRLVTYFPSVNMKKDKETTNTDSVACLAMFGTLEPQTEVREVVDSMIDRLKTLSKKSNGQFVAIDLRVDILEKKGCHKNGGSGSKSCYSPQDIAFFLKKLGFEKDTTVYVTQTKWHSSLDALKDFFPKTYTKESIMPMENKDKFLNSDTTEFEKVIDYYICSESDVFVPAISGLFYANVAGKRIASGKTQILVPADIPGSTAAPEEFISSYVTKKNHFAYSCFC, from the exons ATGGGTGTGGATCCGAGGCAGGTGCTGGCTGGGGTGCTGACGGTTACTATGTTCGTGATGCTAGGCGACATGATCAAGCGCGACCATTTCGATACGGTTCAA CCGGCTGTTCGTGATACCAACAAGGTTGCGGAGCATACGATTGCTAGTGTTGCAAAAGGGGCTGATGGCACTTGGAAGGAGGATGGTCTGACATTGAAGCCGTGTTGGAAGAAGCCGGTTTTTG AGGAGTCAGTTGAATCCCTTGGGTATGTTACGTTCTCACTCACTAACGGCCCGGAATACCATGTTTCTCAG ATTGCTGATGCTGTAGTTGTTGCAAGACAACTACGGGCGACACTTGTAATCCCAGACATTAGAGGAAGTGAACCCGGTGATAGAAG GAACTTCGATGATGTCTATGATGTTGATAAATTCATTACGAGCCTCGATGGAGTGGTCAAAGTCGTTAAATCCCAGCCTAAAATATCAGCTCGTAATCTTGCAGTAGTGAAGGTCCCTAATCGGGTTACCGAAGAATATGTAGCTGACAATATAGAAGCAGTTTTCAAAACCAAGGGCAACATAAGGCTGGTTACCTACTTCCCATCAGTTAAcatgaaaaaagataaagagacGACCAACACAGACTCTGTTGCATGTTTAGCCATGTTTGGGACACTGGAGCCTCAGACGGAAGTTCGTGAAGTTGTTGACTCCATGATTGACCGCCTCAAGACCCTCAGCAAGAAGTCAAACGGGCAGTTTGTGGCTATTGACTTGAGGGTCGATATACTTGAGAAAAAGGGTTGCCACAAGAATGGTGGCTCTGGATCCAAAAGTTGCTATAGTCCTCAAGATATAGCTTTCTTTTTGAAGAAGCTGGGCTTTGAAAAGGACACCACAGTGTATGTGACCCAAACAAAATGGCATAGCAGCCTTGATGCTCTAAAGGACTTCTTCCCAAAAACTTATACAAAG GAGTCAATAATGCCCATGGAGAACAAGGACAAGTTCCTGAACTCAGACACTACTGAATTTGAGAAGGTGATAGATTACTACATTTGCTCGGAGAGTGATGTTTTCGTTCCAGCCATATCCGGGCTCTTCTATGCCAATGTTGCTGGGAAGAGAATAGCTTCTGGCAAGACTCAGATACTTGTTCCTGCGGATATTCCTGGCTCAACTGCAGCTCCCGAAGAATTCATATCGTCTTACGTGACTAAAAAGAACCACTTTGCATACTCGTGTTTTTGCTAG
- the LOC125204577 gene encoding subtilisin-like protease SBT4.3 isoform X1, with product MGGIQQHDQYSVSATHLDMLQQVMQSSFVSESLVRSYNRSFNAFAANLTKTERNKLARFEEVVSIFPSRTLQTQTTRSWDFMGFPEDVERMPAAESNIIVGVIDTGVWPESESFNDRGYGPPPKKWKGACRGGKNFSCNKKLVGARFYGPVSDSAQDMYGHGTHTASTAAGRVVKNASFYGLGRGTARGGVPSARIAIYTVCSPLCLDTDILAAFDDAIADGVDIISISISLGDPVDIKYDAISIAAFHAVQKGILTVQSAGNNGPIRGGISSVAPWVFSVGASTLDRAFFDRVELGNGRVVEGGAIDTFKRKRVKWPLVYGKDVSRNCTEVNSKKCAEGCLTKTLVRNKIVVCDELADSTEAILAGAAGIIKKTRSIYPPFVVPFPESRLTHRAFASILSYINSSKQAGTIPKAYISSTKTRYDHSAPRVPGFSARGPNLIIPNILKPDVTAPGTTILAAFSPAVTPSLLVDKRAVNFSILSGTSMACPHVSGAAAYVKSLRPDWSPAAVKSALMTTAWSLKKQKIKDAEFAYGAGHIDPVRATSPGLIYDTSINDYINLLCSLGYNTTTVRQITRDNKSNCPKTGNVGSKHHDLNYPTMAVKVERNASFSVKFTRRVTNVGRAKAVYRAKIVRGSGISITVRPRILRFKALNERKSFVVSVEGNIGGKKKIGASLEWRDGIHRVRSPIVVYDDTAF from the exons ATGGGAGGTATCCAACAGCACGACCAGTACTCAGTTTCGGCGACCCATTTGGACATGCTTCAACAAGTCATGCAAAGCAG tTTTGTTAGTGAATCCTTGGTGAGGAGTTACAACAGGAGTTTCAATGCCTTTGCAGCCAATCTCACTAAAACAGAAAGAAACAAGTTGGCTA GATTTGAAGAAGTAGTTTCGATTTTCCCTTCTCGTACTCTACAAACTCAGACAACAAGATCATGGGATTTCATGGGATTCCCCGAAGATGTAGAAAGAATGCCAGCAGCTGAAAGCAACATCATTGTTGGCGTCATCGACACCGGAGTCTGGCCTGAATCGGAAAGCTTCAACGATCGCGGCTACGGTCCTCCACCTAAGAAATGGAAAGGAGCATGCAGAGGTGGCAAGAACTTCTCTTGCAACAA GAAGTTGGTAGGTGCGCGATTCTACGGCCCCGTGTCCGACTCAGCTCAAGACATGTACGGCCACGGGACTCACACAGCGTCCACGGCTGCGGGTCGGGTGGTGAAAAACGCGAGCTTCTACGGATTAGGCCGCGGAACAGCGAGAGGAGGAGTACCCTCCGCAAGAATTGCCATCTACACAGTTTGCTCTCCTCTATGCCTAGACACTGACATCCTAGCTGCATTCGATGACGCTATAGCTGATGGAGTAGACATCATCTCGATCTCCATCTCCTTAGGCGATCCCGTTGATATCAAGTACGACGCGATCTCCATCGCTGCTTTTCATGCCGTGCAAAAGGGGATACTAACGGTGCAGTCCGCTGGCAACAATGGGCCGATACGGGGAGGCATCAGCAGCGTCGCGCCGTGGGTGTTCTCAGTCGGAGCGAGCACTCTTGATAGAGCTTTTTTTGATAGAGTTGAGCTCGGAAATGGCCGTGTTGTTGAA GGTGGTGCTATTGATACTTTTAAGAGGAAGAGAGTGAAATGGCCTCTTGTTTATGGGAAGGATGTTTCTAGAAACTGCACTGAAGTAAACTCCAA GAAATGTGCTGAAGGATGTTTGACCAAAACTCTAGTGAGAAACAAGATTGTAGTTTGTGATGAATTAGCAGATTCAACTGAGGCAATCCTTGCTGGTGCAGCTGGGATCATCAAGAAAACACGCTCCATCTACCCTCCCTTTGTCGTCCCGTTCCCGGAATCGAGGCTAACGCATCGAGCGTTCGCCTCGATTCTCAGCTACATCAACTCCTCAAA GCAAGCAGGTACAATCCCTAAAGCATATATCTCATCAACAAAAACTAGGTATGACCACTCAGCTCCAAGAGTTCCTGGTTTTTCAGCTAGAGGGCCAAATCTCATCATTCCAAACATTCTAAAG CCTGATGTGACGGCGCCTGGGACGACCATCTTGGCTGCGTTTTCGCCTGCTGTAACGCCTAGCTTGCTCGTCGACAAGAGAGCTGTCAACTTCAGCATTCTTTCTGGAACATCAATGGCTTGCCCTCATGTATCTGGAGCTGCTGCTTATGTGAAGTCTCTCCGGCCGGATTGGTCGCCAGCCGCCGTCAAATCGGCACTCATGACTACAG CGTGGAgcttgaaaaaacaaaaaatcaaggATGCGGAATTTGCATACGGGGCCGGACACATCGATCCGGTTAGGGCCACAAGTCCCGGGCTCATCTATGACACCTCAATCAACGATTACATCAATCTACTATGTAGTTTGGGGTACAACACAACAACAGTACGACAAATAACTAGAGACAACAAAAGCAATTGCCCGAAAACCGGCAATGTTGGATCAAAACATCATGATCTCAACTATCCTACAATGGCTGTCAAAGTTGAGAGGAATGCATCGTTTTCGGTTAAGTTTACGAGAAGGGTGACTAATGTTGGCCGTGCAAAGGCCGTCTATCGGGCCAAGATCGTCAGAGGTTCTGGTATCAGCATCACTGTGAGGCCGAGGATTTTGAGGTTTAAGGCCTTGAACGAGAGGAAATCTTTTGTTGTTAGTGTAGAAGGGAATATTGGTGGCAAGAAAAAGATTGGTGCTTCACTTGAATGGAGAGATGGAATCCATAGAGTTAGAAGTCCAATTGTTGTGTATGATGATACTGCTTTTTAG